The DNA window GTCTCCAGGGAtacagggagagacagtggagcaggaggagagaggtcagcGCTGGGGAGACGTCTCCAGGGATgcagggagagacagtggagcaggaggagagaggtcagcGCTGGGGAGACGTCTCCAGGGAtacagggagagacagtggagcaggaggagagaggtcagcGCTGGGGAGACGTCTCCAGGGAtacagggagagacagtggagcaggaggagagaggtcagcGCTGGGGAGACGTCTCCAGAtacagggagagacagtggagcaggaggagagaggtcagcGATGGGGAGACGTCTccagggatgaagggagagacagtggagcaggaggagagaggtcagcGATGGGGAGACGTCTccagggatgaagggagagacagtggagcaggaggagagaggtcagcGCTGGGGAGACGTCTccagggatgaagggagagacagtggagcaggaggagagaggtcagcGCTGGGGAGACGTCTCCAGGGAtacagggagagacagtggagcaggaggagagaggtcagcgctggggagacagtggagcaggaggagagaggtcagcGATGGGGAGACGTCTccagggatgaagggagagacagtggagcaggaggagagaggtcagcGCTGGGGAGACGTCTCCAGGGAtacagggagagacagtggagcaggaggagagaggtcagcGCTGGGGAGACGTCTCCAGGGAtacagggagagacagtggagcaggaggagagaggtcagcGCTGGGGAGACGTCTCCAGGGAtacagggagagacagtggagcaggaggagagaggtcagcGCTGGGGAGACGTCTCCAGGGAtacagggagagacagtggagcaggaggagagaggtcagcGCTGGGGAGACGTCTCCAGGGAtacagggagagacagtggagcaggaggagagaggtcagcAGAACACAACGCACCACAGCTACAGAGAATGAACAaacactcagagacagagagaaagagggagttgACTTTATGGAATGTGGAAGCACTCGAAATATATGTTTGTTACAGTGTTTgaaagtgtgtgcgtgtgggtttgtgtgtgagtgagtgtgtctgtgtcaaatcaaagcaaatcaaatcaaatcaaattgtattggtcacatagacatgattagcagatgttaatgtgtgtgtagtgaaatgcttgtgcttctagttacgaccgtgcagtaatatctaacaagtaatctaacaatttcacaactactacctttatacacacaagtgtaaaggggtgaatgagaatatgtacatataaatatatggatgagtgatggctgaACGGcagaggcaagatgcagtagatggtatagaacagtatatacatatgagatgaataatgtaggttatgtaaacattatataaagtgactagtgatacatttattacatccatttTCCCATTATTAAGTGgttagagatttgagtcagtgtgttggcagcagccgctcagtgttagtggtggctgtttaacagtctgatggcttggagacagagagttgagtcagtgtgttggcagcagccactcagtgttagtggtggctgtttaacagtctgatggcttggagacagagatttgagtcagtgtgttggcagcagccactcagtgttagtggtggctgtttaacagtctgatggcttggagacagagatttgagtcagtgtgttggcagcagccactcagtgttagtggtggctgtttaacagtctgatggcttggagacagagatttgagtcagtgtgttggcagcagccactcagtgttagtggtggctgtttaacagtctgatgggcttgagatagaagctgtttttcagtctctcggtcccagctttgatgcacctgtactgacctcgccttctggatgatagcgggatgaacaggcagtggctcgggtggtcgTTGTCCTTCatgatctttatgaccttcctgtgacatcgggtggtgtaggtgttctggagggcaggtagtttgcccccggtgatgcgttgtgcagacctcactagcctctggagagccttacggttgtggccggagcagttgccgtaccaggcggtgatacagcccgacaggatgctctcgatagtgcatctgtaaaagtttgtgagtgtttttggtgtgTGAGTGAGTATGTTTTTGTGCgggtgtgggtttgtgtgtgttgcAACAGTCAATCCACTGTGTGATCAGACTGTGCTTCAGGACTAGCAGCCTAGAATATGTTGAGAggaagatgaaggaggagagaggaagggagggagggcgagagagggggagggaggaagagggagaggagggcggggAAGGAAGGAGCAAGTGAGAGACTGAAGGGTAAAAGACAGAAAGTGATAGACAGAGATGGATGGTGAGGGAGGTGAGAGTGAAGGACAGAATCTCTGTCACGAGGAAAATCTCTTGTCACTATAAATTCTCATCGGAATCAACGCCAATGTCTCAttaccctgcaacacacacacacacacacacacacacacacacacacacacacacacacacacacacacacacacacacacacacacacacacacacacacacacacacacacacacacacacacacacacacacacacactatagagcTCACGTTATTGCTGTCAGTCATCCATATACACATGGGGCATGTATAGAGactttttgttgtgtgtgtgtgtgtgtgtgtgtgtgtgtgtgtgtgtgtgtgtgtgtgtgtgtgtgtgtgtgtgtgtgtgtgtgtgtgtgtgtgtgtgtgtgtgtgtgtgtgtgtggtgtgtgtgtgtgtcagacatgTCTTTGTCTGTGTTGAGGAGAATCTCTGTGAGCACCAACTGTGATATCATGCGTGCCATGTGATACAGAAAtgaaacatgtgtgtgtgtgtgtgtctatgtgtgtgtgtgtctatgtgtgtgtgtgtgtgtgtgtgtgtgtgtgtgtgtgatacctgTGGCTCTGTAGGAGGATCCCTCTTCTGTCAGACATGTCTTTGCTCTGTGTTGAGGGAGAATCTCTCTGCTCAGAGAGCACCAACAGTGATATCATACTGCCATGTTTATATGATACAGAAATGAAACATACACCATCTGGGCGTGGCAAGGAGTGGACCTCCGACCTTCGGCAACAGGACGAGAGCTACAGGAAACAGGGGGAGGGGGTACTGTACTCTGATAGGGTAGAGGTGAATTCATTTGACTCTATTATATTGGCCTCCTGAAATCAACCAATCTGGGAGGGGACTGGAAAACATGACTGTttctgggacagacagagagatcagacATCACAGTGGAAAACATGACTGTttctgggacagacagagagatcagacATCACAGTGGAAAACATGACTGTttctgggacagacagagagatcagacATCACAGTGGAAAACATGACTGTttctgggacagacagagagatcagacATCACAGTGGAAAACATGACTGTttctgggacagacagagagatcagacATCACAGTGGAAAACATGACTGcgtctgggacagacagagagatcagacATCACAGTGGAAAACATGACTGTttctgggacagacagagagatcagacATCACAGTGGAAAACATGACTGAttctgggacagacagagagatcagacATCACAGTGGAAAACATGACTGcgtctgggacagacagagagattagACATCACAGTGGAAAACATGACTGcgtctgggacagacagagagattagACATCACAGTGGAAAACATGACTGAttctgggacagacagagagattagACATCACAGTGGAAAACATGACTGcgtctgggacagacagagagattagACATCACAGTGGAAAACATGACTGCttctaggacagacagagagatcagacATCACAGTGGAAAACATGACTGTttctgggacagacagagagatcagacATCACAGTGGAAAACATGACTGTttctgggacagacagagagatcagacATCACAGTGGAAAACATGACTGcgtctgggacagacagagagatcagacATCACAGTGGAAAACATGACTGAttctgggacagacagagagattagACATCACAGTGGAAAAGAAGAGATcatgactgagtgagagagacaagggcaagagaggagagagagactctgcatgcagaattctgctaaaatatcctctgtgtacaacgtaaaacaccaaataatgcatgcagagcagaattaggccgatacccactaattatcaaaatccagaaaagagacgttaaattctacaaccacctaaaaggaagcgattcccaaaccttccataacaaagccatcacctacagagagatgaacctggagaagagtcccctaagcaagctggtcctggggctctgttcacaaacacaaacacaccccacagagccccagaacggtaacacaattagactcaaccaaatcatgagaaaacaaaaatattatttcttgacacattggaaagaattaacaaaaaaacagagcgaACGAGAAtgatatttggccctaaacagagagtacacagcggcagaatacctgaccactgtgactgacccaaacttaaggaaagctttgactatgtacagactcagtgagcatagccttgctattgagaaaggccgccgtaggcagacatggctctcaagagaagacaggctatgtgctcactgcccacaaaatgaggtggaaactgagctgcacttcctaacctcctgacaaatgtatgaccatattagagacacatatttccctcagattacacagatccacaaagaatttgaaaacaaacctgattttaataaactcccatatctactgggtgaaatagcacagtgtgacatcacagcagcaagatttgtgacctgttgccacaagaaaagggcaaccagtgaagaacaaacaccattgtaaatacaaaccatatttatgcttatttatcttttgtactttaaccatttgtacattgttacaacactgtatatagacataatatgacatttgtaatgtctttattcttttggaacttctgtgagtgtaatgttcactgttaatttttattgtttatttcacttttgtttatgatctactgtacttgctttggcaatgttaacatatgtttcacatgccaataaagccccttgaattgaaattgatttgagagagagacagacagacagacagacagacagacagacagacagacagacagacagacagacagacagagagagagacagacagacagacagacagagagagaggtaaaacatCTTAAGTTAaaccaagagagggagggagggagtcagacacacaacatgtgtgtgtgtgtgtgtgtgtgtgtgtgtgtgtgtgtctgtgtgtgtgtgtgtgtgtgtgtgtgtgtgtgtgtgtgtgtgtgtgtgtgtgtgtgtgtgtgtgtgtgtgtgtgtgtgtgtgtgtgtgtgtgtgtgtgtgtgtgtgtgtgtgtgtgtgtgtgtgtgtgcattatgaCTCACTGCTGAACACAGGTGCTCCACTACTCCTGCTGTTCCCAATCACATATCTACAGCTGGGATCTGTCCCACAtcgcaccctgttccctacagaCACAGGGCAGCAGATGTTATCATAGGTGCAGCTAAATGTTCCCTACAGACACAGGGCAGCAGATGTTATCATAGGGGCAGCTAAATGTTCCCTACAGACACAGGGCAGCAGATGTTATCATAGGGGCAGCTAAATGTTCCCTACAGACACAGGGCAGGAGATGTTATCATAGGTGCAGCTAAATGTTCCCTACAGACACAGGGCAGCAGATGTTATCGTAGGTGCAGCTAAATGTTCCCTACAGACACAGGGCAGGAGATGTTATCGTAGGTGCAGCTAAATGTTCCCTACAGACACAGGGCAGCAGATGTTATCATAGGGGCAGCTAAATGTTCCCTACAGACACAGGGCAGCAGATGTTATCGTAGGTGCAGCTAAATGTTCCCTACAGACACAGGGCAGCAGATGTTATCGTAGGTGCAGCTAAATGTTCCCTACAGACACAGGGCAGCAGATGTTATCATAGGTGCAGCTAAATGTTCCCTACAGACACAGGGCAGCAGATGTTATCGTAGGTGCAGCTAAATGTTCCCTACAGACACAGGGCAGCAGATGTTATCGTAGGTGCAGCTAAATGTTCCCTACAGACACAGGGCAGCAGATGTTATCGTAGGTGCAGCTAAATGTTCCCTACAGACACAGGGCAGCAGATGTTATCGTAGGTGCAGCTAAATGTTCCCTACAGACACAGGGCAGGAGATGTTATCGTAGGGGCAGCTAAATGTTCCCTACAGACACAGGGCAGCAGATGTTATCGTAGGTGTTATCATAGGGCCAAATGTCAGCTAAATGTTCCCTACAGACACAGGGCAGCAGATGTTATCATAGGTGCAGCTAAATGTTCCCTACAGACACAGGGCAGGAGATGTTATCGTAGGTGCAGCTAAATGTTCCCTACAGACACAGGGCAGCAGATGTTATCGTAGGTGCAGCTAAATGTTCCCTACAGACACAGGGCAGCAGATGTTATCATAGGTGCAGCTAAATGTTCCCTACAGACACAGGGCAGCAGATGTTATCGTAGGTGCAGCTAAATGTTCCCTACAGACACAGGGCAGCAGATGTTATCGTAGGTGCAGCTAAATGTTCCCTACAGACACAGGGCAGCAGATGTTATCGTAGGTGCAGCTAAATGTTCCCTACAGACACAGGGCAGCAGATGTTATCGTAGGTGCAGCTAAATGTTCCCTACAGACACAGGGCAGCAGATGTTATCGTAGGTGCAGCTAAATGTTCCCTACAGACACAGGGCAGCAGATGTTATCGTAGGTGCAGCTAAATGTTCCCTACAGACACAGGGCAGCAGATGTTATCGTAGGTGCAGCTAAATGTTCCCTACAGACACAGGGCAGCAGATGTTATAGGTGCAGCTAAATGTTCCCTACAGACACAGGGCAGCAGATGTTATCGTAGGTGCAGCTAAATGTTCCCTACAGACACAGGGCAGCAGATGTTATCGTAGGTGCAGCTAAATGTTCCCTACAGACACAGGGCAGCAGATGTTATCGTAGGTGCAGCTAAATGTTCCCTACAGACACAGGGCAGGAGATGTTATTAGGGTAGCTAAATGTTCCCTACAGACACAGGGCAGCAGATGTTATCCTAGGTGCAGCTAAATGTTCCCTACAGACACAGGGCAGCAGATGTTATCATAGAGCTAAATGTTCCCTACAGACACAGGGCAGCAGATGTTATCGTAGGTGCAGCTAAATGTTCCCTACAGACACAGGGCAGCAGATGTTATCGTAGGGGCAGCTAAATGTTTACAGACACAGGGCAGCAGATGTTATCATAGGTGCAGCTAAATGTTCCCTACAGACACAGGGCAGCAGATGTTATCATAGGTGCAGCTAAATGTTCCCTACAGACACAGGGCAGCAGATGTTATCATAGGTGCAGCTAAATGTTCCCTACAGACACAGGGCAGCAGATGTTATCGTAGGTGCAGCTAAATGTTTACAGACACAGGGCAGCAGATGTTATCGTAGGTGTTCCCACACAGGGCTAATAAATGTTCCCTACAGACACAGGGCAGCAGATGTTATCGTAGGTGCAGCtaagtgttccctacagacacaGGGCAGCAGATGTTATCATGCAGCTAAATGTTCCCTACAGACACAGGGCAGCAGATAACGTGGGTGCAGCAGATGGGTTAATAGGTGCAGCTAAATGTTCCCTACAGACACAGGGCAGCAGATGTTATCGTAGGTGCAGCTAAATGTTCCCTACAGACACAGGGCAGCAGATGTTATCAGTAGGTGCAGCTAAATGTTCCCTACAGACACAGGGCAGTCTGATGTTATCGTGGCAGTAAAACAGACACAGGGCAGCAGATGTTATCGCTAGCAATAAATGTTCCCTACAGACACAGGGCAGCAGATGTTATCGTAGGTGCAGCTAAATGTTCCCTACAGACACAGGGCTAGATGTTATCAGTGCAGCTAAATGGTCCCTACAGACACAGGGTAGCAGATGAGCCAGGTGCAGCTAAATACAGACACAGGGCCAGATGTTAAACAGTATGGTGAGCTAAATGTTCCCTACAGACATACAGTCTATTACGTAGGGCAGCTAAACAGTATGGTGAGCCATCGCTAGAATACAGTCTAACGTGGGTTAAACAGTATGGTGAGCCATCGCTAGAATACAGTCTAACGTGGGTTAAACAGTATGGTGAGCCATCGCTAGAATACAGTCTAAACAGTATGGTGAGCCATCGCTAGAATACAGTCTAACGTGGGTTAAACAGTATGGTGAGCCATCGCTAGAATACAGTCTAACGTGGGTTAAACAGTATGGTGAGCCATCGCTAGAATACAGTCTAACGTGGGTTAAACAGTATGGTGAGCCATCGCTAGAATACAGTCTAACGTGGGTTAAACAGTATGGTGAGCCATCGCTAGAATACAGTCTAACGTGGGTTAAACAGTATGGTGAGCCATCGCTAGAATACAGTCTAACGTGGGTTAAACAGTATGGTGAGCCATCGCTAGAATACAGTCTAACGTGGGTTAAACAGTATGGTGAGCCATCGCTAGAATACAGTCTAACGTGGGTTAAACAGTATGGTGAGCCATCGCTAGAATACAGTCTAACGTGGGTTAAACAGTATGGTGAGCCATCGCTAGAATACAGTCTAACGTGGGTTAAACAGTATGGTGAGCCATCGCTAGAATACAGTCTAACGTGGGTTAAACAGTATGGTGAGCCATCGCTAGAATACAGTCTAACGTGGGTTAAACAGTATGGTGAGCCATCGCTAGAATACAGTCTAACGTGGGTTAAACAGTATGGTGAGCCATCGCTAGAATACAGTCTAACGTGGGTTAAACAGTATGGTGAGCCATCGCTAGAATACAGTCTAACGTGGGTTAAACAGTATGGTGAGCCATCGCTAGACAGTACAGTTCTAATGGTGAGGTTAAACAGTATGGTTGAGCCAGAATACAGTCTAACGTGGGttaaacagtacagtagaatacagtctaACGTGGGTTAAACAGTATGGTGAGCCATCGCTAGAATACAGTCTAACGTGGGTTAAACAGTATGGTGAGCCATCGCTAGAATACAGTCTAACGTGGGTTAAACAGTATGGTGAGCCATCGCTAGAATACATACTAAGTTAAACAGTATGGTGAGCTGGGTTAATACAGTAATGGGTTAAACAGTATGGTGAGCCATCGCTAGAATACAGTCTAACTGGGTTAAACAGTATGGTGAGCCATGACTAAGGTTCACAGTCTAACGTGGGTTAAACAGTATGGTGAGCCATCGCTAGAATACAGTCTAACGTGGGTTAAAGGGTATGGGAGCCAGGCTAGAAACAGTCTAAGGTTAAACAGTATGGTGAGCCAGGCTAGAatacagtgactaaggttcagggcagtatGGGGATACTAGTAACAgtcactaaggttcagggcagggtactggggggaggctagtaacagtgactaaggttcagggcagggtactggggggaggctagtaacagtgactaaggttcagggcagggtactggggggaggctagtaacagtgactaaggttcagggcagggtactgggggaggctagtaacagtgactaaggttcagggcagggtactggggggaggctagtaacagtgactaaggttcagggcagggtactgggggaggctagtaacagtgactaaggttcagggcagggtactgggggaggctagtaacagtgactaaggttcagggcagggtactggggggaggctagtaacagtgactaaggttcagggcagggtactggggggaggctagtaacagtgactaaggttcagggcagggtactggggggaggctagtaacagtgactaaggttcagggcagggtactggggggaggctagtaacagtgactaaggttcagggcagggtactgggggaggctagtaacagtcactaaggttcagggcagggtactggggggaggctagtaacagtcactaaggttcagggcagggtactggggggaggctagtaacagtgactaaggttcagggcagggtactggggggaggctagtaacagtgactaaggttcagggcagggtactggggggaggctagtaacagtgactaaggttcagggcagggtactggggggaggctagtaacagtgactaaggttcagggcagggtactggggggaggctagtaacagtcactaaggttcagggcagggtactggggaggctagtaacagtgactaaggttcagggcagggtactggggggaggctagtaacagtgactaaggttcagggcagggtactggggggaggctagtTACCTTCCCTgaactatttaacagtctgatggcctggagatagaagctgtttttcagtatcttggttccagctttgatgcacctgtactgacctcgccttctagatgatagcggggtgaacaggtctTGGAtggggtggctgaggtccttaatGATAtccttggccttcctgtgacaccgggggctgtagttgtcctggaggacaggcagtgtgcccccggtgatgcgttaggCTGACCGCACCATCTCACATGTCTCCTGCGGTTGTGGACGGTGCGATTgcaataccaggcggtgatacatcaCGACacgatgctctcaatggtgcatctgtagaagttagGGGCcgagctgaatttcttcagcctcctgaggttaaagaggtGCTGTTtctccttcttcaccacactgtctgtcccTCAGTTAACCTGGTATTCATAGTGGGAAAGGTTCAGCATAATTAGCCTACAGTCTGTGCTTCTAGGTGTTTGCAGTGCGTGGTTAGGAGGGgatggatggtgttttcagttgAGCTGCAGAGAGGAATTGTCTGTGATTCCagacagtctgtgtgtctgtgtgtaacaaCATATGGCTGGATGTTAATGGCAGTATTTGAAGACTCAGGGGACTGCATGGGTCGTTGTATACCTCCCCCCCCCATTCCTCCAGCCTGTTCTTCagttcatcctcctcctcccccccattCCTCCAGCCTGTGCTTCAGTTCATTCTCCAGCCCCATGAAATCTCCTGACTCCACTGGCCTCTCTTCTATGGCGAGGGTCGGTGGTTGGATTGGTCATAGGAGActcaggggagacagggagggggagaagtgAAGTCTGTTTGGGGACATTGTTTCAGCTGTTGGGACAAGGCCAGGACAGTCatgatgaggaggggtgaggggggtgaggaggggtgagatAGTAGAACAGGTGGAGGACTT is part of the Oncorhynchus keta strain PuntledgeMale-10-30-2019 unplaced genomic scaffold, Oket_V2 Un_scaffold_5491_pilon_pilon, whole genome shotgun sequence genome and encodes:
- the LOC127929181 gene encoding 50 kDa spicule matrix protein-like isoform X2, which codes for MKGETVEQEERGQRWGDVSRDEGRDSGAGGERSALGRQWSRRREVSAGETSPGIQGETVEQEERGQRWGDVSRDEGRDSGAGGERSALGRRLQGYRERQWSRRREVSAGETSPGMQGETVEQEERGQRWGDVSRDTGRDSGAGGERSALGRRLQGYRERQWSRRREVSAGETSPGIQGETVEQEERGQRWGDVSRDTGRDSGAGGERSALGRRLQGYRERQWSRRREVSAGETSPGIQGETVEQEERGQRWGDVSRDTGRDSGAGGERSALGRRLQGYRERQWSRRREVSAGETSPGIQGETVEQEERGQRWGDVSRDTGRDSGAGGERSAEHNAPQLQRMNKHSETERKRELTLWNVEALEIYVCYSV
- the LOC127929181 gene encoding 50 kDa spicule matrix protein-like isoform X3, with the translated sequence MKGETVEQEERGQRWGDSGAGGERSALGRRLQGYRERQWSRRREVSAGETSPGMKGETVEQEERGQRWGDVSRDTGRDSGAGGERSALGRRLQGCRERQWSRRREVSAGETSPGIQGETVEQEERGQRWGDVSRDTGRDSGAGGERSALGRRLQGYRERQWSRRREVSAGETSPGIQGETVEQEERGQRWGDVSRDTGRDSGAGGERSALGRRLQGYRERQWSRRREVSAGETSPGIQGETVEQEERGQRWGDVSRDTGRDSGAGGERSALGRRLQGYRERQWSRRREVSAGETSPGIQGETVEQEERGQRWGDVSRDTGRDSGAGGERSAEHNAPQLQRMNKHSETERKRELTLWNVEALEIYVCYSV
- the LOC127929181 gene encoding 50 kDa spicule matrix protein-like isoform X1; this encodes MKGETVEQEERGQRWGDVSRDEGRDSGAGGERSALGRQWSRRREVSAGETSPGIQGETVEQEERGQRWGDVSRDTGRDSGAGGERSALGRRLQGCRERQWSRRREVSAGETSPGIQGETVEQEERGQRWGDVSRDTGRDSGAGGERSALGRRLQGYRERQWSRRREVSAGETSPGIQGETVEQEERGQRWGDVSRDTGRDSGAGGERSALGRRLQGYRERQWSRRREVSAGETSPGIQGETVEQEERGQRWGDVSRDTGRDSGAGGERSALGRRLQGYRERQWSRRREVSAGETSPGIQGETVEQEERGQRWGDVSRDTGRDSGAGGERSAEHNAPQLQRMNKHSETERKRELTLWNVEALEIYVCYSV
- the LOC127929181 gene encoding 50 kDa spicule matrix protein-like isoform X5 — translated: MKGETVEQEERGQRWGDSGAGGERSALGRRLQGYRERQWSRRREVSAGETSPGIQGETVEQEERGQRWGDVSRDAGRDSGAGGERSALGRRLQGYRERQWSRRREVSAGETSPGIQGETVEQEERGQRWGDVSRDTGRDSGAGGERSALGRRLQGYRERQWSRRREVSAGETSPGIQGETVEQEERGQRWGDVSRDTGRDSGAGGERSALGRRLQGYRERQWSRRREVSAGETSPGIQGETVEQEERGQRWGDVSRDTGRDSGAGGERSALGRRLQGYRERQWSRRREVSRTQRTTATENEQTLRDREKEGVDFMECGSTRNICLLQCLKVCACGFVCE
- the LOC127929181 gene encoding 50 kDa spicule matrix protein-like isoform X18; this translates as MKGETVEQEERGQRWGDSGAGGERSALGRRLQGYRERQWSRRREVSAGETSPGMKGETVEQEERGQRWGDVSRDTGRDSGAGGERSALGRRLQGYRERQWSRRREVSAGETSPGIQGETVEQEERGQRWGDVSRDTGRDSGAGGERSALGRRLQGYRERQWSRRREVSAGETSPGIQGETVEQEERGQRWGDVSRDTGRDSGAGGERSALGRRLQGYRERQWSRRREVSAGETSPGIQGETVEQEERGQRWGDVSRDTGRDSGAGGERSAEHNAPQLQRMNKHSETERKRELTLWNVEALEIYVCYSV
- the LOC127929181 gene encoding 50 kDa spicule matrix protein-like isoform X15 — its product is MKGETVEQEERGQRWGDVSRDEGRDSGAGGERSALGRQWSRRREVSAGETSPGIQGETVEQEERGQRWGDVSRDEGRDSGAGGERSALGRRLQGYRERQWSRRREVSAGETSPGIQGETVEQEERGQRWGDVSRDTGRDSGAGGERSALGRRLQGYRERQWSRRREVSAGETSPGIQGETVEQEERGQRWGDVSRDTGRDSGAGGERSALGRRLQGYRERQWSRRREVSAGETSPGIQGETVEQEERGQRWGDVSRDTGRDSGAGGERSAEHNAPQLQRMNKHSETERKRELTLWNVEALEIYVCYSV
- the LOC127929181 gene encoding 50 kDa spicule matrix protein-like isoform X14; its protein translation is MKGETVEQEERGQRWGDSGAGGERSALGRRLQGYRERQWSRRREVSAGETSPGIQGETVEQEERGQRWGDVSRDTGRDSGAGGERSALGRRLQGYRERQWSRRREVSAGETSPGIQGETVEQEERGQRWGDVSRDTGRDSGAGGERSALGRRLQGYRERQWSRRREVSAGETSPGIQGETVEQEERGQRWGDVSRDTGRDSGAGGERSALGRRLQGYRERQWSRRREVSAGETSPGIQGETVEQEERGQRWGDVSRDTGRDSGAGGERSAEHNAPQLQRMNKHSETERKRELTLWNVEALEIYVCYSV
- the LOC127929181 gene encoding 50 kDa spicule matrix protein-like isoform X6, giving the protein MKGETVEQEERGQRWGDSGAGGERSALGRRLQGYRERQWSRRREVSAGETSPGIQGETVEQEERGQRWGDVSRDTGRDSGAGGERSALGRRLQGYRERQWSRRREVSAGETSPGIQGETVEQEERGQRWGDVSRDTGRDSGAGGERSALGRRLQGYRERQWSRRREVSAGETSPGIQGETVEQEERGQRWGDVSRDTGRDSGAGGERSALGRRLQGYRERQWSRRREVSAGETSPGIQGETVEQEERGQRWGDVSRDTGRDSGAGGERSALGRRLQGYRERQWSRRREVSRTQRTTATENEQTLRDREKEGVDFMECGSTRNICLLQCLKVCACGFVCE
- the LOC127929181 gene encoding 50 kDa spicule matrix protein-like isoform X11 encodes the protein MKGETVEQEERGQRWGDSGAGGERSALGRRLQGYRERQWSRRREVSAGETSPGMKGETVEQEERGQRWGDVSRDTGRDSGAGGERSALGRRLQGYRERQWSRRREVSAGETSPGIQGETVEQEERGQRWGDVSRDTGRDSGAGGERSALGRRLQGYRERQWSRRREVSAGETSPGIQGETVEQEERGQRWGDVSRDTGRDSGAGGERSALGRRLQGYRERQWSRRREVSAGETSPGIQGETVEQEERGQRWGDVSRDTGRDSGAGGERSALGRRLQGYRERQWSRRREVSAGETSPGIQGETVEQEERGQQNTTHHSYRE
- the LOC127929181 gene encoding uncharacterized protein LOC127929181 isoform X10: MKGETVEQEERGQRWGDVSRDEGRDSGAGGERSALGRQWSRRREVSAGETSPGIQGETVEQEERGQRWGDVSRDEGRDSGAGGERSALGRRLQGYRERQWSRRREVSAGETSPGIQGETVEQEERGQRWGDVSRDTGRDSGAGGERSALGRRLQGYRERQWSRRREVSAGETSPGIQGETVEQEERGQRWGDVSRDTGRDSGAGGERSALGRRLQGYRERQWSRRREVSAGETSPGIQGETVEQEERGQRWGDVSRDTGRDSGAGGERSALGRRLQGYRERQWSRRREVSAGETSPGIQGETVEQEERGQQNTTHHSYRE